A genomic segment from Colletotrichum higginsianum IMI 349063 chromosome 5, whole genome shotgun sequence encodes:
- a CDS encoding Patched sphingolipid transporter: protein MPLWKLLGAGSLLLASLSSSASAEPFTPKHEAGRCAMRGHCGSKSFFGKQLPCPDNGLAEEPDEKLRQQIVDLCGAKWNSGPVCCDADQVKSLASELGTPNQIISSCPACKENFFNLFCTFTCSPDQSLFLNITKTQEKNKKTMVTELDQLISKDYGTGFFDSCKEVKFGPSNSRAIDFIGGGAKNYTQLLKFLGDEKVIGSPFQINFPAEYNEPGMSPRDLKSKKCNDEDPNYRCACVDCPSVCPELPAVSKPGECHVGLLPCLSFAAIFTYSILLFVAIAGVVGHVVWRRRARRESERLRLLQDASPSDDEDEGDLVQNGAMFDRPQRFYKINTWCDAAFSKLGHAAARYQGITIGVTLIVVIILSAGWVRFDLERDPARLWVSPASPAAKEKAFFDEQFGPFYRAEKMFLVNDQHSKEPAPVLSYDTLLWWMDVEKSVLQLKGPEFGATLDDICLKPTGNACVVQSVAAYFGNDPSLVGKNDWKDQLRQCAKSPVECRPEFGLPLEPNMILGGWKDDPVNATAITVTWVVQNAAEGSPAVERAMDWEIALRDRLLEVQQEAQERGLRLSFSTEISLEQELNKSTNTDAKIVVISYIIMFLYASLALGSTTLSFRDMIRNPAVALVQSKFSLGVVGILIVLMSISASIGLFSWFGLKATLIIAEVIPFIVLAVGVDNIFLIVHEFERVNVSHPDEMVEERIAKALGRMGPSILFSALTETVAFALGTFVGMPAVRNFAAYAAGAVFINAILQITLFVSVLAMNQIRVEDHRADCIPCLQVKSARVHLSGSNGNANARFYEVPEESWLQQFIRRTYAPAILAKKAKAIIIAVFLGLFAAGIALIPEVQLGLDQRVAIPDGSYLIPYFNDLYKYMETGPPVYFVTRDFNATARKNQREICARFTTCDQFSLANILEGERKRPEVSYISSPAASWIDDYFLWLNPDLGDSCCVENGKACFADRNPPWNITLSGMPQDGEFIHYLEKFLKAPTNDDCPLGGQASYGQAVVIDSEKDTIPASHFRTMHTPLRSQEDFINAMSAARRIASDITRTTGVEVFPYSLFYIFFDQYASIVSLTAALLGSAVAIIFVIASILLGSLMTALVVTVTVCMTVVDIIGAMAVFGVSLNAVSLVNLIICVGIGVEFCAHIARAFMFPSRTVMERAKNRFRGRDARAWTALVNVGSSVFSGITVTKLLGVFVLAFTRSKIFEIYYFRVWLALVVFAGTHALIFLPVALSLFGGEGYVDPESEGGIEEDLASRRYRALVPDEDTDSDDDY, encoded by the exons ATGCCGCTATGGAAGCTTCTTGGAGCTGGCAGCTTGCTGCTGGCTAGTCTAAGCAGCAGCGCGTCAGCAGAGCCATTCACTCCAAAGCACGAAGCTGGCCGGTGTGCCATGCGCGGCCACTGCGGCTCCAAGAGCTTCTTTGGCAAGCAACTGCCATGCCCCGACAACGGCCTGGCTGAGGAGCCTGATGAAAAGCTGCGACAGCAGATTGTCGACCTTTGTGGAGCGAAATGGAACTCCGGTCCTGTCTGCTGCGATGCCGACCAG GTCAAATCCCTTGCCTCTGAACTCGGAACCCCGAACCAAATCATCTCTTCTTGCCCGGCTTGCAAGGAGAACTTCTTCAACCTATTCTGCACCTTTACGTGCTCTCCCGACCAGTCTCTCTTCTTAAACATTACAAAGACACAGGAAAAGAACAAAAAGACAATGGTCACGGAGCTGGACCAGCTGATCTCAAAGGATTATGGCACCGGCTTCTTCGACAGCTGCAAGGAAGTCAAGTTTGGACCCTCCAATTCGAGAGCCATTGACTTCATCGGTGGTGGCGCCAAGAACTACACCCAGCTCCTCAAGTTCTTGGGAGACGAAAAGGTCATCGGGTCTCCGTTCCAAATCAACTTTCCCGCCGAGTACAACGAGCCTGGCATGTCACCCCGCGACCTAAAGTCCAAAAAGTGCAACGACGAGGACCCCAACTACCGCTGCGCATGTGTCGACTGTCCCTCCGTCTGTCCGGAGCTCCCCGCTGTTTCAAAACCCGGCGAATGCCACGTCGGCCTTCTGCCTTGCCTTTCCTTCGCAGCCATTTTCACCTACAGCATTCTTTTGTTCGTTGCGATCGCCGGGGTCGTCGGACACGTCGTCTGGAGACGCCGTGCCAGAAGAGAAAGCGAGCGCCTCAGGCTGCTGCAAGATGCGTCTCCcagtgacgacgaggatgagggcgACCTGGTTCAGAACGGCGCCATGTTTGACCGGCCCCAGCGATTCTACAAGATCAATACTTGGTGCGACGCTGCTTTTAGCAAGCTTGGCCACGCGGCAGCACGCTACCAAGGAATCACCATTGGTGTTaccctcatcgtcgtcatcattCTTAGCGCCGGATGGGTCAGGTTTGACCTCGAACGCGACCCTGCACGCCTCTGGGTCAGCCCTGCCTCTCCTGCCGCCAAAGAAAAGGCCTTCTTTGACGAACAGTTTGGCCCCTTTTACCGCGCCGAGAAGATGTTCTTGGTCAACGACCAGCACTCCAAGGAACCCGCTCCCGTTCTGAGCTACGACACGCTGCTCTGGTGGATGGATGTCGAGAAGAGCGTCTTGCAGTTGAAGGGCCCCGAGTTTGGTGCCACGCTCGACGACATTTGCCTCAAGCCTACCGGCAACGCCTGCGTTGTCCAGTCCGTCGCGGCGTACTTCGGCAACGATCCCTCGCTCGTCGGGAAGAATGACTGGAAGGATCAGCTCCGACAGTGCGCAAAGTCGCCTGTTGAGTGCCGCCCCGAATTTGGTCTGCCTCTCGAGCCCAACATGATCCTCGGCGGTTGGAAGGATGATCCCGTCAATGCCACTGCTATCACTGTTACCTGGGTTGTCCAGAACGCTGCTGAGGGCAGCCCTGCTGTCGAGCGTGCCATGGACTGGGAAATTGCTCTCCGCGATCGTCTTTTGGAAGTCCAGCAGGAGGCCCAGGAGCGCGGTCTCCGCCTCTCCTTCTCTACCGAGATCAGTCTGGAACAGGAGCTGAACAAGTCGACTAACACGGATGCCAAGATCGTGGTCATTAGCTACATCATCATGTTCCTCTACGCCTCCCTCGCTCTCGGATCCACCACGCTGTCGTTCCGAGATATGATCAGGAACCCTGCCGTCGCTCTGGTCCAGTCCAAGTTCTCACTGGGCGTCGTGGGCATTTTGATCGTCCTCATGTCCATCAGCGCCTCTATCGGTCTCTTCTCCTGGTTCGGGCTCAAGGCCAcgctcatcatcgccgaggtCATCCCTTTCATTGTGCTCGCTGTCGGTGTTGACAACATCTTCCTGATTGTCCACGAGTTCGAGCGCGTCAACGTCAGCCACCCCGATGAGATGGTGGAGGAGCGAATCGCCAAGGCACTGGGCCGCATGGGGCCTTCCATCCTCTTCTCTGCCCTGACCGAGACGGTTGCTTTTGCCCTTGGAACCTTTGTTGGCATGCCTGCAGTGCGCAACTTTGCTGCCTAcgctgccggcgccgtcttcatcaACGCCATCCTTCAGATCACGCTGTTCGTGTCTGTCTTGGCTATGAACCAGATCCGCGTCGAGGACCACCGAGCGGACTGCATCCCCTGCCTCCAAGTGAAGTCCGCTCGCGTCCACCTCAGTGGCAGCAACGGAAACGCGAACGCGCGGTTCTACGAGGTGCCGGAGGAGAGCTGGCTGCAGCAGTTCATCCGCCGGACGTACGCTCCCGCCATCCTCGcaaagaaggccaaggctaTCATTATCGCCGtgttcctcggcctctttGCCGCCGGAATTGCTCTCATCCCCGAAGTCCAGCTTGGCCTGGACCAGCGTGTCGCCATCCCTGATGGGTCCTACCTCATCCCCTACTTCAACGATCTGTACAAGTACATGGAGACCGGTCCTCCGGTTTACTTTGTCACCAGGGACTTCAACGCCACAGCGCGCAAAAACCAACGCGAGATCTGCGCCCGGTTCACGACGTGCGACCAGTTCTCCCTCGCCAACATCCTGGAGGGTGAGAGGAAGCGTCCTGAGGTTTCGTACATTTCGTCGCCGGCTGCCAGCTGGATCGACGACTACTTCTTATGGCTCAACCCCGACCTCGGCGATTCCTGCTGCGTGGAGAACGGCAAGGCATGCTTTGCCGACCGCAACCCGCCATGGAACATCACGCTATCCGGCATGCCGCAGGACGGCGAGTTCATCCACTACCTCGAGAAGTTCCTCAAGGCGCCAACGAACGACGACTGCCCGTTGGGCGGCCAAGCATCATACGGCCAAGCGGTCGTGATTGACTCGGAGAAGGACACGATTCCCGCCAGCCACTTTAGGACGATGCACACGCCGTTGCGCAGTCAGGAGGACTTCATCAACGCCATGTCAGCTGCGAGAAGAATCGCGTCCGACATTACGCGCACGACGGGCGTAGAGGTGTTCCCCTACAGCCTCTTTTACATCTTCTTCGACCAGTATGCCAGCATCGTGTCGCTGACGGCCGCTCTCCTGGGCTCGGCGGTGGCCATCATCTTTGTCATTGCGTCGATCCTCCTGGGGTCCCTAATGACTGCTCTAGTCGTCACGGTTACGGTCTGCATGACCGTTGTCGATATCATTGGCGCGATGGCAGTGTTTGGGGTGTCGCTCAACGCAGTCTCGCTCGTCAACCTCATCATCTGCGTCGGCATCGGTGTGGAGTTTTGCGCCCACATTGCGAGGGCCTTCATGTTCCCTTCGCGGACCGTCATGGAGCGTGCTAAGAACCGCTTCCGCGGCCGTGACGCGCGCGCGTGGACGGCACTGGTCAACGTGGGAAGCTCCGTGTTCTCGGGCATCACGGTCACTAAGCTTCTTGGAGTCTTTGTGCTTGCGTTTACGCGGTCCAAGATCTTTGAGATTTACTACTTCCGCGTCTGGCTGGCGCTCGTCGTGTTCGCGGGCACGCACGCGCTCATTTTCCTCCCCGTGGCGCTGAGCCTGTTCGGAGGAGAGGGATACGTGGACCCGGAGAGCGAGGGCGGGATTGAGGAGGACCTCGCCAGCCGGAGATACCGTGCGCTCGTGCCGGACGAGGACACGGATTCGGATGACGACTACTAG